In the genome of Anabas testudineus chromosome 4, fAnaTes1.2, whole genome shotgun sequence, one region contains:
- the fh gene encoding fumarate hydratase, mitochondrial, whose amino-acid sequence MFRSLRRVQQFNCNLLVWQRHNANSKLLFRTSRMASSEYRTERDTFGELKVPADKYYGAQTVRSTMNFKIGGPSERMPIQVIKAFGTLKKAAAEVNKDYGLNPKIADAIIQAADEVSAGKLDEHFPLVVWQTGSGTQTNMNVNEVISNRAIEILGGKLGSKDPVHPNDHVNKSQSSNDTFPTAMHIAAATEVHQVLLPGLQTLHDALAAKAEEFKDIIKIGRTHTQDAVPLSLGQEFSGYVQQVKYSIERVKAAMPRVYELAAGGTAVGTGLNTRIGFAEKVASKVGSLTGLPFVTAPNKFEALAAHDALVELSGALNTVAVSMMKIANDIRFLGSGPRSGLGELILPENEPGSSIMPGKVNPTQCEAMTMVAAQVMGNHVAVTIGGSNGHFELNVFKPMMIKNVLNSAQLLGDASVSFTNNCVVGIQANTERINKLMNESLMLVTALNPHIGYDKAATIAKTAHKKGSTLKAVAVELGYLTEEQFDQWVKPSDMLGPK is encoded by the coding sequence ATGTTTCGGTCTCTGAGACGCGTCCAGCAGTTTAACTGCAACCTCCTGGTTTGGCAAAGACACAACGCGAACTCCAAACTTCTCTTCCGCACGTCCAGAATGGCCAGTTCAGAGTACAGGACTGAGCGGGACACGTTTGGTGAGCTCAAGGTCCCGGCGGACAAGTACTACGGTGCCCAGACTGTCAGATCCACCATGAACTTCAAGATAGGAGGACCGAGTGAGAGAATGCCAATCCAAGTGATCAAGGCCTTCGGTACTTTGAAGAAAGCGGCTGCTGAGGTGAACAAGGACTACGGCCTCAACCCCAAGATAGCAGATGCAATCATCCAGGCTGCAGACGAGGTATCAGCTGGTAAACTGGATGAGCATTTCCCTCTGGTGGTATGGCAGACTGGATCTGGCACTCAAACCAACATGAACGTGAACGAGGTGATCAGCAACCGAGCTATTGAGATCTTGGGAGGGAAACTGGGCTCCAAAGATCCTGTCCACCCTAACGACCATGTCAACAAGAGTCAGAGCTCTAATGACACCTTCCCCACTGCAATGCACAttgctgcagccacagaggTCCACCAGGTCCTCCTGCCTGGCCTGCAGACTCTGCACGATGCTCTGGCTGCCAAAGCTGAAGAGTTCAAAGATATAATCAAGATtggacgcacacacactcaggatgCTGTGCCACTTTCACTGGGCCAGGAGTTTAGTGGTTATGTCCAGCAGGTGAAGTACAGCATAGAGAGGGTGAAGGCTGCTATGCCCAGGGTATATGAGCTGGCAGCAGGAGGCACCGCAGTAGGGACAGGACTCAACACCCGCATTGGCTTTGCTGAGAAAGTAGCTTCCAAGGTTGGTTCCCTCACAGGTCTGCCATTTGTCACAGCTCCCAACAAGTTTGAAGCTCTGGCAGCCCATGATGCCCTGGTAGAGCTGAGTGGAGCCCTCAACACAGTGGCCGTCAGCATGATGAAGATCGCCAACGACATTCGCTTCCTGGGGTCGGGGCCCCGCTCTGGTTTGGGGGAGCTCATCTTACCAGAGAATGAACCAGGAAGCAGCATCATGCCAGGAAAGGTGAACCCCACCCAGTGTGAGGCCATGACCATGGTCGCAGCCCAGGTGATGGGAAATCACGTCGCAGTCACCATCGGAGGCAGCAACGGACACTTTGAACTCAATGTCTTCAAACCTATGATGATCAAGAACGTGCTGAACTCTGCACAGCTACTGGGAGACGCATCTGTCTCTTTTACCAACAACTGTGTGGTGGGCATCCAGGCCAACACTGAGAGAATCAACAAGCTCATGAATGAGTCTCTCATGCTGGTCACTGCACTGAACCCACACATAGGTTATGACAAAGCTGCCACCATTGCCAAGACGGCTCACAAAAAAGGCTCGACGCTGAAGGCCGTTGCTGTGGAGCTGGGATACCtgactgaggagcagtttgACCAGTGGGTGAAGCCGAGTGACATGCTGGGGCCAAAGTGA